From Brassica oleracea var. oleracea cultivar TO1000 chromosome C3, BOL, whole genome shotgun sequence, a single genomic window includes:
- the LOC106334914 gene encoding protein TRANSPARENT TESTA 12-like — MRGRGREEDESESRVPLLESPRTMEENGGGLRKKLWVETKKLWQIVAPAMFTRITTYSTLVITQAFAGHLGDLELAAISIVYNVVVGFNFGLFLGMASALETLCGQAFGAKKYHMLGVYMQRSWIVLFFCCILLLPTYLFTTPVLKLLGQPDDIAELSGVVSVWVIPLHFAFCLSFPLQRFLQCQLKSHVPAFGAGVGLVVHFLVCWLFVDGLKLGAVGTMATVSISWWVNILILLAYSVCGGCPLTWTGFSSEAFTGLWEFVKLSASSGVMLCLENWYYRILIIMTGTLQNARIAVDSLSICMTINGWENMIPLAFFAATGVRVANELGAGNGKGARLATIVSVTQSLIIGLSFWVIIMLFHNQIALIFSSSEAVLIAVNKLSILLAFTILLNSVQPVLSGVAVGSGWQSYVAYINLGCYYCIGIPLGFLMGWVFNFGVMGIWAGMIFGGTAVQTIILSFITMRCDWEKEAQRASAHVNKWSNTLK, encoded by the exons ATGAGAGGAAGAGGACGAGAAGAAGATGAATCGGAGTCGAGGGTTCCACTGTTGGAAAGTCCTCGCACGATGGAGGAAAACGGTGGAGGATTGAGGAAGAAACTTTGGGTTGAAACAAAGAAGCTATGGCAAATCGTTGCTCCGGCAATGTTCACTCGTATAACGACATATTCGACGCTTGTAATAACTCAAGCTTTCGCTGGTCATCTCGGAGATCTCGAGCTAGCTGCAATCTCCATCGTTTATAACGTCGTTGTTGGCTTCAACTTCGGCCTCTTT CTTGGAATGGCGAGTGCGTTGGAAACGTTGTGTGGACAAGCGTTTGGAGCAAAGAAGTATCATATGTTGGGAGTTTATATGCAACGTTCTTGGATTGTTCTCTTCTTTTGTTGTATTTTGTTGTTACCGACTTATCTTTTCACAACTCCGGTTCTCAAATTGTTGGGGCAACCGGACGATATAGCCGAGCTCTCCGGTGTCGTGTCCGTTTGGGTCATCCCTCTTCATTTCGCCTTCTGTTTGTCTTTTCCGCTCCAGCGTTTCCTCCAATGCCAGCTCAAAAGTCAC GTGCCTGCATTTGGGGCTGGAGTTGGACTGGTGGTTCATTTTCTAGTGTGTTGGCTGTTCGTGGACGGGTTAAAACTAGGTGCCGTCGGAACTATGGCTACGGTGAGTATCTCTTGGTGGGTCAACATTCTTATTCTATTAGCATACTCTGTTTGCGGCGGCTGTCCACTCACTTGGACAGGCTTCTCCTCCGAAGCTTTCACCGGACTTTGGGAGTTTGTCAAACTCTCCGCTTCCTCAGGCGTCATGCTATG TTTGGAAAACTGGTATTATCGTATTTTAATTATAATGACTGGGACTCTTCAGAATGCTCGAATAGCTGTTGACTCTTTGTCCATATG CATGACGATAAATGGCTGGGAGAATATGATTCCTCTTGCTTTCTTCGCCGCAACCGG TGTTCGTGTGGCAAATGAATTAGGAGCAGGTAATGGGAAAGGAGCAAGACTCGCGACGATTGTATCAGTGACACAATCATTAATCATTGGATTGTCGTTTTGGGTGATAATAATGCTTTTCCATAACCAAATCGCATTGATATTTTCTTCAAGTGAAGCGGTCTTAATCGCTGTCAATAAACTCTCCATTCTACTAGCTTTCACGATCCTTCTTAACAGTGTCCAACCAGTTCTTTCCG GTGTTGCGGTTGGATCAGGCTGGCAATCCTACGTAGCATATATAAATTTGGGATGTTACTATTGTATTGGGATCCCACTTGGATTTTTAATGGGTTGGGTTTTCAATTTTGGCGTCATG GGAATATGGGCTGGTATGATCTTTGGAGGTACCGCAGTTCAAACAATAATCTTAAGTTTTATTACGATGAGATGTGACTGGGAAAAAGAG GCACAACGAGCAAGTGCACATGTTAACAAATGGTCCAACACACTAAAATAA
- the LOC106334913 gene encoding protein TRANSPARENT TESTA 12-like isoform X1 — translation MRGRGGEEESESRILPLLKSPNTAEEDGGELKKRVWVETKKLWTVVGPAIFSRLTTNSILVITQAFAGHLGDVELAAISIVINVILGFNFGLLLGMASALETLCGQAFGAKKYFMLGVYMQRSWIVLFVCSVFLLPIYLFTTPVLKFLGQPDDIAELCGVVALWAIPLHFSFCLALPLQRFLQCQLRNKVTAYSAAVALVAHVLMCWLFVYGLQLGVAGTMATVGISWWISVFILLAYSVCGGCPLTWTGLSFEAFTGLWEFLKLSASSGVMLCLENWYYQILVIMTGTLQNPRIAVDSLSICMTINGWEMMIPLSFFAGTGVRVANELGAGNGKGAKFATIVSVTQSLIIGLFFWVIIMLFHNQIAHVFSSSEAVLTAVNKLTILLALTVLLNSVQPVLSGVAVGSGWQSYVAYINLGCYYCIGVPLGFLMGWIFKFGVMGIWAGMMFGGTLVQTMILCFITMRCDWEKEAQIAIVRVNKWSKTLK, via the exons ATGAGAGGAAGAGGAGGAGAAGAAGAATCAGAGTCGAGGATTCTTCCACTGTTGAAAAGTCCTAACACGGCAGAGGAAGACGGTGGAGAACTGAAGAAGAGAGTTTGGGTTGAGACAAAGAAGCTATGGACAGTCGTTGGTCCTGCGATATTCAGTAGGCTAACGACTAATTCGATACTTGTAATAACTCAAGCTTTCGCTGGGCATCTTGGAGATGTTGAACTCGCCGCAATATCCATTGTCATTAACGTCATCCTCGGCTTCAACTTCGGCCTTTTG CTTGGAATGGCGAGCGCGTTAGAGACGTTGTGTGGACAAGCGTTTGGAGCGAAGAAGTATTTCATGTTAGGAGTTTATATGCAGCGTTCTTGGATTGTTCTGTTCGTTTGTTCTGTCTTTTTATTACCGATTTATCTTTTCACAACTCCGGTTCTGAAATTTCTCGGTCAACCGGACGATATTGCTGAGCTTTGCGGTGTTGTCGCCCTTTGGGCCATCCCTCTCCATTTCTCCTTCTGTTTAGCTTTACCGCTTCAACGTTTCCTCCAGTGCCAGCTCAGAAACAAA GTGACTGCTTATTCGGCTGCGGTTGCATTGGTGGCTCACGTTTTAATGTGTTGGTTGTTCGTGTACGGGCTTCAACTTGGAGTCGCGGGGACAATGGCTACAGTTGGTATATCTTGGTGGATCAGTGTTTTTATTCTATTAGCTTATTCGGTTTGCGGTGGCTGTCCACTCACTTGGACCGGCTTATCCTTCGAAGCCTTCACCGGACTTTGGGAGTTTCTCAAACTCTCTGCTTCTTCTGGCGTTATGCTTTG TTTGGAGAACTGGTATTATCAGATCTTGGTTATAATGACTGGAACTCTTCAGAATCCTCGGATAGCCGTCGACTCTTTGTCCATATG CATGACGATAAATGGATGGGAGATGATGATTCCTCTTTCTTTCTTTGCAGGAACCGG TGTACGTGTAGCAAACGAACTAGGAGCGGGTAATGGAAAAGGAGCAAAGTTTGCTACGATTGTCTCAGTGACACAATCCTTAATAATCGGATTATTTTTCTGGGTGATCATAATGCTTTTCCATAACCAAATCGCTCACGTCTTTTCATCAAGCGAAGCCGTTTTAACGGCTGTTAATAAACTCACCATTTTGTTAGCTCTCACCGTTCTTCTTAACAGCGTTCAACCGGTTCTTTCCG GTGTTGCTGTTGGATCAGGTTGGCAATCCTACGTGGCATATATTAACTTGGGATGTTATTACTGCATTGGGGTTCCACTTGGGTTTTTAATGGGCTGGATCTTTAAATTCGGCGTCATG GGTATTTGGGCTGGTATGATGTTCGGAGGAACCTTAGTTCAGACAATGATTTTATGTTTCATCACAATGAGGTGTGATTGGGAAAAAGAG GCGCAGATAGCAATTGTACGTGTTAACAAATGGTCCAAGACATTAAAATGA
- the LOC106334913 gene encoding protein TRANSPARENT TESTA 12-like isoform X3, with amino-acid sequence MRGRGGEEESESRILPLLKSPNTAEEDGGELKKRVWVETKKLWTVVGPAIFSRLTTNSILVITQAFAGHLGDVELAAISIVINVILGFNFGLLLGMASALETLCGQAFGAKKYFMLGVYMQRSWIVLFVCSVFLLPIYLFTTPVLKFLGQPDDIAELCGVVALWAIPLHFSFCLALPLQRFLQCQLRNKVTAYSAAVALVAHVLMCWLFVYGLQLGVAGTMATVGISWWISVFILLAYSVCGGCPLTWTGLSFEAFTGLWEFLKLSASSGVMLCLENWYYQILVIMTGTLQNPRIAVDSLSICVRVANELGAGNGKGAKFATIVSVTQSLIIGLFFWVIIMLFHNQIAHVFSSSEAVLTAVNKLTILLALTVLLNSVQPVLSGVAVGSGWQSYVAYINLGCYYCIGVPLGFLMGWIFKFGVMGIWAGMMFGGTLVQTMILCFITMRCDWEKEAQIAIVRVNKWSKTLK; translated from the exons ATGAGAGGAAGAGGAGGAGAAGAAGAATCAGAGTCGAGGATTCTTCCACTGTTGAAAAGTCCTAACACGGCAGAGGAAGACGGTGGAGAACTGAAGAAGAGAGTTTGGGTTGAGACAAAGAAGCTATGGACAGTCGTTGGTCCTGCGATATTCAGTAGGCTAACGACTAATTCGATACTTGTAATAACTCAAGCTTTCGCTGGGCATCTTGGAGATGTTGAACTCGCCGCAATATCCATTGTCATTAACGTCATCCTCGGCTTCAACTTCGGCCTTTTG CTTGGAATGGCGAGCGCGTTAGAGACGTTGTGTGGACAAGCGTTTGGAGCGAAGAAGTATTTCATGTTAGGAGTTTATATGCAGCGTTCTTGGATTGTTCTGTTCGTTTGTTCTGTCTTTTTATTACCGATTTATCTTTTCACAACTCCGGTTCTGAAATTTCTCGGTCAACCGGACGATATTGCTGAGCTTTGCGGTGTTGTCGCCCTTTGGGCCATCCCTCTCCATTTCTCCTTCTGTTTAGCTTTACCGCTTCAACGTTTCCTCCAGTGCCAGCTCAGAAACAAA GTGACTGCTTATTCGGCTGCGGTTGCATTGGTGGCTCACGTTTTAATGTGTTGGTTGTTCGTGTACGGGCTTCAACTTGGAGTCGCGGGGACAATGGCTACAGTTGGTATATCTTGGTGGATCAGTGTTTTTATTCTATTAGCTTATTCGGTTTGCGGTGGCTGTCCACTCACTTGGACCGGCTTATCCTTCGAAGCCTTCACCGGACTTTGGGAGTTTCTCAAACTCTCTGCTTCTTCTGGCGTTATGCTTTG TTTGGAGAACTGGTATTATCAGATCTTGGTTATAATGACTGGAACTCTTCAGAATCCTCGGATAGCCGTCGACTCTTTGTCCATATG TGTACGTGTAGCAAACGAACTAGGAGCGGGTAATGGAAAAGGAGCAAAGTTTGCTACGATTGTCTCAGTGACACAATCCTTAATAATCGGATTATTTTTCTGGGTGATCATAATGCTTTTCCATAACCAAATCGCTCACGTCTTTTCATCAAGCGAAGCCGTTTTAACGGCTGTTAATAAACTCACCATTTTGTTAGCTCTCACCGTTCTTCTTAACAGCGTTCAACCGGTTCTTTCCG GTGTTGCTGTTGGATCAGGTTGGCAATCCTACGTGGCATATATTAACTTGGGATGTTATTACTGCATTGGGGTTCCACTTGGGTTTTTAATGGGCTGGATCTTTAAATTCGGCGTCATG GGTATTTGGGCTGGTATGATGTTCGGAGGAACCTTAGTTCAGACAATGATTTTATGTTTCATCACAATGAGGTGTGATTGGGAAAAAGAG GCGCAGATAGCAATTGTACGTGTTAACAAATGGTCCAAGACATTAAAATGA
- the LOC106330487 gene encoding uncharacterized protein LOC106330487 produces MTHGQLVGNGGEMKEGESARKRMKISVPHFDNSALIKSYSKTLIGRCMNPPEQEMKAWIQNVPQIWKLEDRVIGTDLGFGKFQFDFETESDIEGVMSLQPYHFDYWMLALARWQPKKSQLFPSEITFWVRVVGVPMEFRTVPTFESIGEAIGRLVAVDVEHCRVQVVVDAFQELCFETTLEFKGGEFYDGEEEKISLRYEKLFGYCGLCSSLCHKDELCPLSKKTEVKASPEKRRENRDGNGR; encoded by the coding sequence ATGACACATGGGCAATTAGTGGGTAATGGTGGGGAGATGAAGGAAGGAGAGAGTGCTCGGAAGAGGATGAAGATATCGGTCCCGCATTTTGATAACTCTGCGCTTATCAAATCATACTCCAAAACGTTGATTGGTAGGTGTATGAACCCTCCGGAGCAAGAAATGAAGGCGTGGATTCAGAATGTTCCCCAGATTTGGAAACTGGAGGATCGGGTGATTGGCACAGATTTGGGTTTTGGGAAGTTTCAATTTGATTTTGAAACAGAGAGTGATATCGAGGGGGTCATGAGCCTTCAACCTTATCATTTTGACTATTGGATGCTTGCATTGGCGCGGTGGCAACCAAAGAAGAGTCAGCTCTTTCCGTCAGAGATTACCTTTTGGGTCAGAGTGGTTGGGGTTCCAATGGAGTTTAGGACGGTTCCCACCTTTGAAAGCATTGGCGAGGCAATTGGGAGATTGGTCGCGGTGGATGTTGAGCACTGTAGAGTCCAGGTGGTGGTTGATGCGTTTCAAGAGCTTTGTTTCGAAACCACTCTAGAGTTCAAAGGGGGAGAGTTTTACGATGGAGAGGAAGAAAAAATTTCTTTAAGGTACGAAAAGCTGTTCGGGTATTGCGGGTTGTGCTCGAGTCTTTGTCATAAAGATGAGTTATGCCCTCTTTCAAAGAAGACGGAGGTAAAGGCGAGTCCAGAGAAGAGACGGGAAAACAGGGACGGGAATGGGAGGTAG
- the LOC106330488 gene encoding uncharacterized protein LOC106330488, translated as MATSKAPAAKTGRSPIPNLFVIAMNTLSLMLNQAAQEMKFNYHLNCQTSKLTHLSFADDLLIFIDGSLSSVQAVLLVLREFELRSGLAVSVQKSSFFASGLSTHETHLIQFSTGMPMGTLPVRYLGIPLCIKKLFLLNCEVLLQQIKSRLSSWSAKSLSFVGCLLLIKAVITGITTF; from the coding sequence ATGGCTACTTCAAAGGCACCCGCGGCTAAGACAGGGCGATCCCCTATCCCCAACCTCTTTGTTATAGCCATGAACACTCTCTCTCTTATGTTGAACCAGGCTGCTCAGGAAATGAAATTCAACTACCACCTCAACTGCCAGACCTCCAAACTCACCCACTTAAGCTTTGCGGATGACTTGCTAATCTTTATAGATGGGTCTCTCAGCTCGGTTCAGGCTGTCCTCCTGGTTCTTCGAGAGTTCGAATTAAGATCAGGCCTTGCTGTCAGTGTCCAAAAGTCCTCCTTCTTCGCATCTGGCCTATCAACTCATGAAACACACCTGATCCAATTCTCAACAGGGATGCCAATGGGCACGCTACCAGTTCGCTACTTGGGGATTCCATTATGCATTAAAAAGCTATTTCTCCTAAATTGTGAAGTCCTCCTCCAGCAGATAAAGAGCAGATTGTCATCTTGGAGCGCTAAATCACTGTCCTTTGTTGGATGTCTCCTCCTCATAAAAGCTGTTATCACTGGCATAACAACCTTCTAG
- the LOC106334913 gene encoding protein TRANSPARENT TESTA 12-like isoform X2 — translation MRGRGGEEESESRILPLLKSPNTAEEDGGELKKRVWVETKKLWTVVGPAIFSRLTTNSILVITQAFAGHLGDVELAAISIVINVILGFNFGLLLGMASALETLCGQAFGAKKYFMLGVYMQRSWIVLFVCSVFLLPIYLFTTPVLKFLGQPDDIAELCGVVALWAIPLHFSFCLALPLQRFLQCQLRNKVTAYSAAVALVAHVLMCWLFVYGLQLGVAGTMATVGISWWISVFILLAYSVCGGCPLTWTGLSFEAFTGLWEFLKLSASSGVMLCLENWYYQILVIMTGTLQNPRIAVDSLSICMTINGWEMMIPLSFFAGTGVRVANELGAGNGKGAKFATIVSVTQSLIIGLFFWVIIMLFHNQIAHVFSSSEAVLTAVNKLTILLALTVLLNSVQPVLSGWQSYVAYINLGCYYCIGVPLGFLMGWIFKFGVMGIWAGMMFGGTLVQTMILCFITMRCDWEKEAQIAIVRVNKWSKTLK, via the exons ATGAGAGGAAGAGGAGGAGAAGAAGAATCAGAGTCGAGGATTCTTCCACTGTTGAAAAGTCCTAACACGGCAGAGGAAGACGGTGGAGAACTGAAGAAGAGAGTTTGGGTTGAGACAAAGAAGCTATGGACAGTCGTTGGTCCTGCGATATTCAGTAGGCTAACGACTAATTCGATACTTGTAATAACTCAAGCTTTCGCTGGGCATCTTGGAGATGTTGAACTCGCCGCAATATCCATTGTCATTAACGTCATCCTCGGCTTCAACTTCGGCCTTTTG CTTGGAATGGCGAGCGCGTTAGAGACGTTGTGTGGACAAGCGTTTGGAGCGAAGAAGTATTTCATGTTAGGAGTTTATATGCAGCGTTCTTGGATTGTTCTGTTCGTTTGTTCTGTCTTTTTATTACCGATTTATCTTTTCACAACTCCGGTTCTGAAATTTCTCGGTCAACCGGACGATATTGCTGAGCTTTGCGGTGTTGTCGCCCTTTGGGCCATCCCTCTCCATTTCTCCTTCTGTTTAGCTTTACCGCTTCAACGTTTCCTCCAGTGCCAGCTCAGAAACAAA GTGACTGCTTATTCGGCTGCGGTTGCATTGGTGGCTCACGTTTTAATGTGTTGGTTGTTCGTGTACGGGCTTCAACTTGGAGTCGCGGGGACAATGGCTACAGTTGGTATATCTTGGTGGATCAGTGTTTTTATTCTATTAGCTTATTCGGTTTGCGGTGGCTGTCCACTCACTTGGACCGGCTTATCCTTCGAAGCCTTCACCGGACTTTGGGAGTTTCTCAAACTCTCTGCTTCTTCTGGCGTTATGCTTTG TTTGGAGAACTGGTATTATCAGATCTTGGTTATAATGACTGGAACTCTTCAGAATCCTCGGATAGCCGTCGACTCTTTGTCCATATG CATGACGATAAATGGATGGGAGATGATGATTCCTCTTTCTTTCTTTGCAGGAACCGG TGTACGTGTAGCAAACGAACTAGGAGCGGGTAATGGAAAAGGAGCAAAGTTTGCTACGATTGTCTCAGTGACACAATCCTTAATAATCGGATTATTTTTCTGGGTGATCATAATGCTTTTCCATAACCAAATCGCTCACGTCTTTTCATCAAGCGAAGCCGTTTTAACGGCTGTTAATAAACTCACCATTTTGTTAGCTCTCACCGTTCTTCTTAACAGCGTTCAACCGGTTCTTTCCG GTTGGCAATCCTACGTGGCATATATTAACTTGGGATGTTATTACTGCATTGGGGTTCCACTTGGGTTTTTAATGGGCTGGATCTTTAAATTCGGCGTCATG GGTATTTGGGCTGGTATGATGTTCGGAGGAACCTTAGTTCAGACAATGATTTTATGTTTCATCACAATGAGGTGTGATTGGGAAAAAGAG GCGCAGATAGCAATTGTACGTGTTAACAAATGGTCCAAGACATTAAAATGA